One Pogoniulus pusillus isolate bPogPus1 chromosome 22, bPogPus1.pri, whole genome shotgun sequence DNA segment encodes these proteins:
- the CNOT8 gene encoding CCR4-NOT transcription complex subunit 8, with protein MPAALAENSQVICEVWANNLEEEMRKIREIVLSYSYIAMDTEFPGVVVRPIGEFRSSIDYQYQLLRCNVDLLKIIQLGLTFTNEKGEYPSGINTWQFNFKFNLTEDMYSQDSIDLLASSGLQFQKHEEEGIDTLHFAELLMTSGVVLSDSVKWLSFHSGYDFGYMVKLLTDSRLPEEEHEFFHILNLFFPSIYDVKYLMKSCKNLKGGLQEVADQLDLQRIGRQHQAGSDSLLTGMAFFRMKELFFEDTIDDAKYCGRLYGLGTGVAQKQNEDVDSAQEKMSILAIINNMQP; from the exons ATGCCAGCAGCCCTTGCAGAGAACAGCCAGGTTATCTGTGAAGTATGGGCAAACAATCTGGAagaagagatgaggaaaattCGAGAAATTGTTCTAAGTTACAGCTACATTGCAATG GACACAGAGTTTCCCGGGGTCGTTGTAAGGCCAATCGGTGAATTCCGCAGTTCCATAGACTACCAATATCAGCTCCTTCGCTGTAACGTTGACCTTCTCAAAATTATCCAGCTGGGCCTGACTTTCACAAATGAGAAAGGAGAATATCCTTCTGGCATCAACACCTGGCAGTTCAACTTCAAATTCAACCTTAC gGAGGACATGTACTCTCAGGATTCCATAGACCTCCttgccagctctgggctgcagttcCAGAAGCACGAAGAAGAAGGGATCGATACCCTGCATTTTGCTGAGTTGCTGATGACATCTGGGGTTGTCCTTAGTGACAGTGTGAAATGGCTGTCCTTCCACAG TGGTTATGACTTTGGCTACATGGTGAAGTTGTTGACAGATTCCAGGTTACCAGAAGAGGAACATGAATTTTTTCATATCTTGaaccttttcttcccttctatATATGATGTAAAGTACTTAATGAAGAGCTGCAAAAACCTCAAG GGTGGTCTTCAAGAAGTGGCAGATCAGCTGGATTTGCAGCGAATTGGACGACAACACCAGGCAGGATCAGactctcttctcacaggaatGGCATTCTTCAGAATGAAAGAG TTGTTTTTTGAGGATACAATTGATGATGCAAAGTATTGTGGGCGGCTGTATGGCCTTGGGACAGGAGTGGCTCAGAAACAAAATGAAGATGTGGACTCAGCCCAGGAGAAAATGAGCATTTTGGCTATTATCAACAACATGCAGCCGTGA